Proteins from one Hyperolius riggenbachi isolate aHypRig1 chromosome 2, aHypRig1.pri, whole genome shotgun sequence genomic window:
- the LOC137547411 gene encoding E3 ubiquitin/ISG15 ligase TRIM25-like has translation MASADLSEELECPVCLAIYTDPVTLRCGHNFCRVCIDRVLDLQEGSAGHSCPECRKRFKERPGLQTNIALRNIAERFLSTQPDQEASRVHCTYCVDFSVPAVMSCLHCYASLCDKHLRVHSKAPEHVLCAPTTSPETRKCSVHKKILEYYCTEDASCVCVSCCVIGGHVGHKMMSLDEAFKEKKKQLRNDLQKLMVETEEAEKRVQSLEERRRKAQEKADGETERVTALFRDLRRHLERRVLSEITRQDEQMSKSYNDIIRQLEIKKAELSRKMRHIEELCNMTDPLTVLQESHTGDSCDTEDRHDKQLHDGGDLDVAGISHTLQIGLADIMSGVAGGGSLYSLQTYYWM, from the coding sequence ATGGCGTCTGCTGATCTGAGCGAGGAGCTGGAGTGTCCCGTCTGTCTGGCcatttatacagatcctgtaaCCCTGAGATGTGGCCACAACTTCTGCCGGGTCTGTATTGATCGTGTGCTGGACTTACAGGAGGGCTCTGCAGGTCATTCATGTCCTGAATGTAGAAAGAGGTTCAAGGAGCGGCCCGGACTGCAGACAAACATTGCTCTGAGGAACATAGCAGAGCGTTTCCTGTCTACTCAGCCAGATCAGGAGGCATCCAGAGTCCACTGTACTTACTGTGTGGACTTTTCTGTACCTGCTGTTATGTCCTGTCTGCACTGTTACGCTTCTCTGTGTGATAAAcacctgagagtccacagcaaggcaccagaacacgtcttatgtgcccccaccacctccccggagaccaggaaatgctccgtccataagaagatcctggagtattactgcactgaggatgcctcatgtgtctgtgtgtcctgctgtgtgaTCGGGGGACATGTTGGCCATaagatgatgtcactggatgaGGCCTTtaaggagaagaagaagcagctgagaaatgatctgcagaaactgatggtagagacagaggaggctgagaaaagagtccagagtctggaggaacgcaggagaaaagcacaagaaaaagcGGATGGTGAAACAGAGAGAGTCACTGccctgtttagagacctcaggagacATCTGGAGAGGAGAGTCCTGAGTGAAATCACTAGGCAAGATGAGCAGATGTCAAAATCCTATAATGACATCATCAGACAGCTGGAGATAAAGAAGGcggagctgtccaggaagatgcgtcacattgaggagctgtgtaacatgactgatccactgactgtcctacaggaatcacacacaggtgactcgtgtgacacggaggacagacatgataagcagctccatgatggaggggatctggatgtggccggcatctcacacacattacagaTAGGATTAGCTGATATCATGTCTGGGGTAGCTGGGGGGGGGTCTCTGTACAGCctgcagacatattactggatgtaa